The genomic region AAACGCTCCTCCTCGCCGCGCAGCGTCTCCTCGATAACGGGCAGCGCGCGGTTCAGCTCCGGGAAGGCATCGCCCATCTCGGCTGCCAGCACCGGCGCCAGCGTGTAGATGACCGGCTCGGTTGCGCCCAGAATATGCGCATGACGCATGGCGCGGCGCATGATCCGGCGCAGCACATAGCCCCGCCCCTCATTGGACGGCGTCACCCCATCGGCAATCAGGAAGCTGGTAGCGCGCAAATGATCAGCAATGACGCGGTGGCTGGCCAGCGCATCGCCTTGCGCCTTCACTTTGAGCGCCTCTTCGCCGGCCGCGATCAGGTTCGCGAACAGGTCTATCTCGTAATTATTGTGCTTGCCCTGCAGCACGGCCGCCACCCGCTCCAGCCCCATGCCGGTATCGATGGACGGCTTGGGCAGCGCGCGGCGCGAGCCATCGGCCTGCTGGTCGAACTGCATGAAGACGAGATTCCAGATCTCGATGAAGCGGTCACCATCCTCGTCCGCACTACCCGGAGGGCCACCGGGGATATGTTCGCCATGGTCGAAGAATATCTCCGAGCAGGGCCCGCACGGACCGGTATCGCCCATCATCCAGAAATTGTCCGATGTGGCGATGCGGATGATCCGCTCTTCGGGGAGGCCGGCGATCTTCTTCCACAACGCTGCCGCATCATCATCATCGGCATAAACCGTGACCAGCAGCCTGTCCTTGGGCAGGGCAAAATCCTTCGTCACCAGCGTCCAGGCATGGTGGATCGCCTCTTCCTTGAAATAGTCGCCGAAGGAGAAATTCCCCAGCATTTCAAAGAAGGTGTGGTGGCGTGCCGTATAGCCGACATTATCTAGGTCATTATGCTTGCCGCCCGCACGGACGCATTTCTGCGAGGAGACCGCACGCGGATTGGCCCGCTTCTCAGCGCCCGTGAACACGTTCTTGAACTGGACCATGCCCGCATTGGTGAAAAGCAGGGTCGGGTCATCTTTCGGCACGAGCGGGCTGGAGGCCACCACTTCGTGGTCGTTCCCTTCGAAATAGCCAAGGAACTGGGCACGTATGTCGCGCAAGCGCGTCATGGCGGTCTCCGCTTATCTGAAAATATCACTTTCCGTTGCGCACATATACGAACGGGCGCCCGGCTTAGCCAAGCGCCCGCTGCAATGCAATGCGTCCAGGACTGCTGTGAAACCTATCCGGCCGCCTCCGCCGCATCGTCCAGATCGTCATCCTCGCCCGGACCGACGAGCATTTCCTCGGCGATAAGGCCCGCATTGGCGCGGATCTGGTTCTCGATCTTTTCGGATATCTCGGGATTATCGAGCAGGAATTTGCGGGCATTCTCACGGCCCTGACCGATCCGCTCGGAGTCGTGCGAGTACCATGAACCCGACTTCTCGATGATCCCGGCTTTCACGCCCAGATCAATCACCTCGCCCATGCGCGAAATGCCTTCACCATAGAGGATGTCGAACTCCACCTCGCGGAAGGGCGGTGCCACCTTGTTCTTGACCACTTTCACGCGCGTCTGGTTACCGATCACCTCGTCGCGATCCTTGATGGCGCCGATCCGGCGGATATCGAGACGGACCGAGGAGTAGAATTTCAGGGCATTGCCGCCGGTCGTCGTTTCCGGGTTGCCGAACATCACACCGATCTTCATGCGGATCTGGTTGATGAAGATGACGAGGCAATTGGACTTCGAGATAGACCCTGTCAGCTTGCGCAGCGCCTGACTCATCAGACGCGCCTGCAGGCCCGGCAGGCTGTCACCCATATCGCCTTCCAGCTCGGCACGCGGCGTGAGGGCAGCAACGGAGTCGATCACAAGCACATCAATGGCACCGGAGCGCACCAGCGTGTCGGTGATTTCCAGTGACTGCTCTCCGGTATCGGGCTGGGAGACCAGAAGCTCGCCCACGTCCACGCCAAGCTTGCGGGCATAGACCGGGTCCAGCGCATGTTCCGCGTCAACGAACGCACACACGCCGCCACGCTTTTGTGCCTCGGCAATGCAGTGCAGCGCCAGCGTGGTTTTGCCGGAGCTCTCCGGCCCGTAAATCTCCACGATACGCCCCTTGGGCAGGCCGCCCACACCCAACGCGATGTCCAGCCCCAGCGAGCCGGTGGATACCGCCTCGATATTCTGGTTCGGGCGGGCGCCGAGCTTCATCACGGAGCCCTTGCCGAACTGCCGGTCGATCTGCGTGAGTGCGGCTTCAAGAGCCTTGGACTTGTCCATATCGGTGTCTTTCACCAGTCGGATTGCGGAAGATGCCATCGGTTCGGTTCCCTTATTTCACGCATCGCCCGGATCGGCAATTGCGCTGCGTTGGGGGAATCTGTACCGGATTTGTTCACGGAACACAAGAGGAACATTTTGGCGGCCCAGTGCGGCCGCCGGTTATCCTGTTTAACGCCCCAGCTCGTCCTTCACCCTCTGGGCCAGCGCCTCGAGGCTGAAGGGCTTGGGCAGGAAGGATATATCGAGATCGGCCGAGAGCGTATGGGAGAAATGTTCTTCGGCATAGCCGGAGATGAAGATCACCCGGGCATTGCCGAGATGGTCCGCAGCGGCCTTGAGAAGTCCGGGGCCATCAAGCCCCGGCATCACGACATCAGATATGATCAGGTCGAATTCGCCCGGACGCTCTTCGAGAATTTCCAGCGCTTCCTCGCCATCCTCGGCCTGTTCCACCTCGTAGCCACGCTTTTTCAGGGTCGCAGCGGTGATGGTGCGTACCGGCGCTTCATCCTCAACCAGCAGGATGCGCCCGCGTCCGGCGAGGTCAGCAGGCTTGCGCTGAACCGGCACTTCGGCCTTGCGGGCCTCGGTCTTGGCAATTTCCTCGGCATCTGGCGTGTGGCCGGGCAGGTAGATCGAGAATGTGGTGCCCGCCCCCTGCTTTGACCGCGCGAACAGGAAACCGCCAGATTGCTTTACGATGCCATACACGGTGGCGAGGCCAAGCCCTGTGCCCTTGCCCGGCTCCTTCGTCGTGAAGAATGGCTCGAATATCTTGGCCAGCGTATCCTCATCCATGCCCGAACCTTCGTCGGTAACGTGGATTGCGGCCCAGGGGCCCTCCTTGGCGTCGGGTGCCCCGGCGGACCGGACCGCCGCGGCATCCACCGCCTCGGTAGATATGGTCAGCGTGCCCCGGCCTTTGGAGGCCATCGCATCGCGCGCATTGGTGGCAAGGTTCATCAGCGCGTTTGCCAGCTCGTCCTTGTCGATGCGCACCAGCGGCACGTCGCGGCCGTGGCGCACTTCCACGCGCATCCATTCTTCCACGCTCTGGCGCACCAGATGCACGGTGTCTGCCAGCGTTTCGGTCAGGTCCACCGTTTCGACGCGCAGGGTCTGCTTGCGGGCGAAGGCAAGCAAGTGCTTGATGCGCCCGGCAGCCTGCGCGACCACCCCATTAATGTTCTGAAGATCAGGATAGGTCGGGTCGCCGACCGGATGGCGCAGCAGGAGGTTGTCGGTATTGAGCCGGATCGCGGTCAGGAAATTGTTGAAATCGTGCGCGACGCGCGCCACCAGCTCGCCAACGGCTTTCAGCTTCTGCGCCTGTGCATACTGGCCTTCCAGCTCGCGCAGCGCGGTAATGTCCACCACATAGGCGGCCCGCTTGCCGGAGCGCGCAGGCGACAGGAAGAGGTGCACATCGCGCACGCCGCCTGAAGATTTCAGCTTGAGGGCCACCGGCTCGCTCCGCCCGGACATGGCGGTGGCAAAGGCGGCATCGGCGCTGTCGCCATGGCTCCAGTCGAACAGGGCTTCAAACGCCACGCCCGGCAGGGCCGCCCCGCCCGACAGCTGAACCAGCGCCGGATTGGCATCCTCGATGATCGAGCTGGTGGGGTCTGCCCCGTCCAGGCGGGCCACGCCGAATGGCGCGCTGGCAAACATGTCGTCGAACGTGCGGCCTGTACGCCCGCCCGTGTGCTGGGCGATCATCTGGGCGACGCCAGGCGGCGTGCCCGCAGCCGTCAGCCCGTAAACCACGGCGCGCGCCCGCGCAGGCCGCCCCTCATCCCATTCGACCGCCAGCGTGATCGGGCTTTCAACACCCTCCCGGGCGAGAAGGCGCGCATCAAGGCGCACCACGCCCTTCTCGCTACGGGTCTTCAGGAAGCCCTTGGCCATGTCACCGGCCAGGAAATCCTTCACCTTCAATGCCTGCCCTTCCGGCACGTCAAGCCAGGCGCGCAAGGTAGCATTTGCGGCCAGCACACGGCCCTCACCATCGGCCAGGAACAGTCCCACCGGCGCATGTTCGGCCCAGTCCGGCGTGCCGGCTTCAGCTTCCAGCGTGTCGCCCGCCCGCACTTCGGCAAACCGCCACAGGGCGCCGCCCTGGGGAACGGGGTCCACACATACGCTGTACACACCGCCCCCGGACTCGCCCAGCGCCGTAAGGGTTTCACGCGCCGCCTCGCCTGATGCGGCTGCGCGTGACAGACGATAGAGCGCCCCGCCCGAACTGCCCGGCCAGAGACGGTCCGGCGCCGGCAGGGCAATGCCCGCCGTCAGCGGCATCACCGTCTTTGCCAGCTTGCGGTAGGCACCATTCGCCCAGACCGCGCGGCCGCGCGCATCGGTGATGAGTATCGGCTCGCCCGCCGCGTCAATGGCGGCGCTGACCAGCGCGTCGGCTTTGGGTCTCACTGCCGGTTCGATGCGAAGCGAACGCGCAGCGCTCTCTCCGGCAGCCAGCGCAAACATCAGGATGAACGCCACAAAGGCTATGCCCGACAGCAGCACAAATCCGTGCCAGCCGGCCGTGGAGGCGGCTATCAGCGAGAAGCCCGCCGCACCCAGCGCCAGCAGGCCTGATATCCAGAACACCGTACGCGCCAGCAGCGTGATCCGGCTCTGACGCTCTTTGGGAAGCGACTGCTCACGCACCGAAACAGGCTCGCGCCGGGCTTTTTCGGCCTTCGGATTTGCCTTGGCGGCCTTGTCGGTACGGGCGGGGGCGTCAGTCATCACGGCACTCCGTGCGGGGAAAAGCGATTCGGCCTCTGGTTTGACCGATTCAGGTTAACCAGTTTTCCGCGCCCTGACGAAAACTTCTGCGGTAACGGGTGCGCTGCTTCCCGGATCCAGATTCGCTTGATCTCAACCTTGGTTGAGGTTGCACACAGATGATCCGCTTTATGCGCACTTCAGCAGAAACAAGGATCGCTCCATGAGTCCACTGCACCAGCTTTTACTGGCAGACCGCCGCCTGCCACCTGCCGCCCGTTCCAGCGAAGCCCGTGTGGAACATATCAATCTCACCGCCTCTGACCCCGAACGCACTAGCGCCATGCTGCAAGCGGTCTTTGGCTGGCGCGAACGCTGGCGCGGCCTCGAACCCGACGGCCGCATCGGCCTGCATGTCGGCGGGGAACACAGCTATGTCGCGCTCTACCCGCCACGCCCGCCGGCAAAGGCGGAGGTGTGGGCGAAAAGCCGGCCCCTCAATCATCTGGGCGTCGAGGTGCGCGACCTTGCCGCCGCCGAAAACCGGGTGAAGGCGCAGGGCCTCAAACCCTACGCACACGCCGATTACGAGCCCGGTCAGCGCTTCTATTTCGAGGACTGGGACGGGATCGAGTACGAGGTGGTGAGCTATGCCTAGCGCCGCTTTTTGAGCGAGAGCACATAGCCGATCACCTTGGCGACCGCCGCGAAGTGTTCCGGCGGGATGACCTCGTCAAGATCCACGCTGGCGTGCAGGGCGCGCGCCAGCGGCGGATCCTCCACGATAGGGACGCCATGCTCCTCGGCGATCTCGCGGATTTTCAGCGCCACCGCTTCCACACCCTTGGCCACGCAAACCGGCGCCGCCGTTATGCCCTGCTCGTATTTCAGCGCCACGGCATAGTGGGTCGGGTTTGTAATTACGACCGCAGCGTCCGGCACAGCGGCCATCATCCGCTTCCGGGCCCGCTCCTGACGTATCTGGCGCAGGCGCGCGCGCACCATGGGATCGCCCTCGGACTCCTTGAACTCGTCCCGGATCTCGCGCCGGCTCATCTTGTTGCGGTCATAGAATTGCTGGCGCTGGAAGATGTAATCGGCCAGCGCGATGATCGCGAACACAGCCAGCGCAGCCAACATGAGCTGGATGGCGATCTCGCGGAACAGGACCAGCAATTGCCCCGGCGCCACCGCTGGCAGGCCCGCCAGCAGAGACTGGCGCGGCCATAGGACGATGGTGATGGCGATAGCCACCAGTGTCATCTTGGCAAGGCCTTTCAGGAAGTTCACCCAGCCTTGCGGGCCGAGAATGCGCTTCACGCCCTCCACCGGGTTCAGCTTGCTGAGCTTGGGCTCAAGCTTCGATGTGGTGAAGATCAGCCCGTGCTGCACGAAATGGCCGGCCAGCGCCGCGGCAATGATTGCGCCAAAAGCCAGCCCCATGACCAGCAACACTTTCATCACCGCCGCCATGGTGAGTGTCAGCGCACCGGTATTGTCTAGCGACAATTCGTGGGGTTGCGACAGGAAGACCGACAGCTCGCGTGTCAGCCCCGCGCCCATGGACGGTCCGAATGCGGCCAGCACGCCAAGCCCTGCCGCCAGGATGAACCAGGCCGGGATTTCCTGAGATTTGGGGACATCACCTTTCTCGCGTGCCTTGTCCAGCTTTCGCTGGCTTGGCGGCTCGGTCTTTTCGCTCTTGTCTTCACCTTCTGCCATGTGACCCTCACATC from Glycocaulis abyssi harbors:
- the recA gene encoding recombinase RecA; amino-acid sequence: MASSAIRLVKDTDMDKSKALEAALTQIDRQFGKGSVMKLGARPNQNIEAVSTGSLGLDIALGVGGLPKGRIVEIYGPESSGKTTLALHCIAEAQKRGGVCAFVDAEHALDPVYARKLGVDVGELLVSQPDTGEQSLEITDTLVRSGAIDVLVIDSVAALTPRAELEGDMGDSLPGLQARLMSQALRKLTGSISKSNCLVIFINQIRMKIGVMFGNPETTTGGNALKFYSSVRLDIRRIGAIKDRDEVIGNQTRVKVVKNKVAPPFREVEFDILYGEGISRMGEVIDLGVKAGIIEKSGSWYSHDSERIGQGRENARKFLLDNPEISEKIENQIRANAGLIAEEMLVGPGEDDDLDDAAEAAG
- a CDS encoding response regulator, whose product is MTDAPARTDKAAKANPKAEKARREPVSVREQSLPKERQSRITLLARTVFWISGLLALGAAGFSLIAASTAGWHGFVLLSGIAFVAFILMFALAAGESAARSLRIEPAVRPKADALVSAAIDAAGEPILITDARGRAVWANGAYRKLAKTVMPLTAGIALPAPDRLWPGSSGGALYRLSRAAASGEAARETLTALGESGGGVYSVCVDPVPQGGALWRFAEVRAGDTLEAEAGTPDWAEHAPVGLFLADGEGRVLAANATLRAWLDVPEGQALKVKDFLAGDMAKGFLKTRSEKGVVRLDARLLAREGVESPITLAVEWDEGRPARARAVVYGLTAAGTPPGVAQMIAQHTGGRTGRTFDDMFASAPFGVARLDGADPTSSIIEDANPALVQLSGGAALPGVAFEALFDWSHGDSADAAFATAMSGRSEPVALKLKSSGGVRDVHLFLSPARSGKRAAYVVDITALRELEGQYAQAQKLKAVGELVARVAHDFNNFLTAIRLNTDNLLLRHPVGDPTYPDLQNINGVVAQAAGRIKHLLAFARKQTLRVETVDLTETLADTVHLVRQSVEEWMRVEVRHGRDVPLVRIDKDELANALMNLATNARDAMASKGRGTLTISTEAVDAAAVRSAGAPDAKEGPWAAIHVTDEGSGMDEDTLAKIFEPFFTTKEPGKGTGLGLATVYGIVKQSGGFLFARSKQGAGTTFSIYLPGHTPDAEEIAKTEARKAEVPVQRKPADLAGRGRILLVEDEAPVRTITAATLKKRGYEVEQAEDGEEALEILEERPGEFDLIISDVVMPGLDGPGLLKAAADHLGNARVIFISGYAEEHFSHTLSADLDISFLPKPFSLEALAQRVKDELGR
- a CDS encoding VOC family protein, translated to MSPLHQLLLADRRLPPAARSSEARVEHINLTASDPERTSAMLQAVFGWRERWRGLEPDGRIGLHVGGEHSYVALYPPRPPAKAEVWAKSRPLNHLGVEVRDLAAAENRVKAQGLKPYAHADYEPGQRFYFEDWDGIEYEVVSYA
- the flhB gene encoding flagellar biosynthesis protein FlhB, translated to MAEGEDKSEKTEPPSQRKLDKAREKGDVPKSQEIPAWFILAAGLGVLAAFGPSMGAGLTRELSVFLSQPHELSLDNTGALTLTMAAVMKVLLVMGLAFGAIIAAALAGHFVQHGLIFTTSKLEPKLSKLNPVEGVKRILGPQGWVNFLKGLAKMTLVAIAITIVLWPRQSLLAGLPAVAPGQLLVLFREIAIQLMLAALAVFAIIALADYIFQRQQFYDRNKMSRREIRDEFKESEGDPMVRARLRQIRQERARKRMMAAVPDAAVVITNPTHYAVALKYEQGITAAPVCVAKGVEAVALKIREIAEEHGVPIVEDPPLARALHASVDLDEVIPPEHFAAVAKVIGYVLSLKKRR